From Xenopus laevis strain J_2021 chromosome 7L, Xenopus_laevis_v10.1, whole genome shotgun sequence, one genomic window encodes:
- the LOC108696147 gene encoding uncharacterized protein LOC108696147 has protein sequence MYHYGFSPSPHRTMMFLHPNPYVPYTNGRFQDSPGGFLPPIQMHNFSSRPSPLFDGQMYYPQEFTNAHRQFHHFYGVNPYYAPPNWYYPRYSGVPSYNHSVNYNHKPVKQNGWPEGFTMKGELHWGKLERVFGMKRELPEFVKDDLRRVYGTYPRTFVAITYQNGEFLVKGDPKVGEQEYSVEKKVVRKAPTPTDSEDEISEGKQSKRKRKGRR, from the coding sequence ATGTATCATTATGGTTTTAGTCCATCGCCGCATCGTACAATGATGTTCCTTCATCCAAACCCCTACGTGCCTTACACCAATGGAAGGTTCCAAGATTCTCCTGGTGGCTTTCTACCCCCGATACAGATGCACAATTTCAGCAGCCGACCTTCTCCGCTCTTCGACGGGCAAATGTATTATCCCCAGGAATTTACAAACGCACATCGACAATTTCACCATTTTTATGGCGTAAATCCTTACTATGCTCCTCCAAACTGGTATTACCCTAGATACAGTGGGGTGCCATCATATAACCATTCAGTGAACTATAACCATAAACCTGTTAAACAGAACGGATGGCCAGAAGGCTTTACCATGAAAGGAGAACTTCACTGGGGCAAACTAGAGAGAGTGTTTGGGATGAAACGAGAACTTCCAGAATTTGTCAAAGACGACCTACGTAGAGTGTATGGCACGTACCCGAGGACATTCGTCGCTATAACTTATCAGAATGGAGAATTTCTTGTTAAAGGCGATCCCAAGGTGGGGGAACAGGAGTACTCTGTTGAAAAGAAAGTTGTTCGAAAGGCGCCAACTCCCACCGATTCCGAGGACGAGATAAGTGAAGGAAAGCAGAGCaagaggaaaaggaaaggaaggCGTTGA